The DNA segment GCTTCTTGTAAAGTTAATTTAAATTTGGATTGGAATATCCTTAGTATAGTCTTGATGAGTGTGTTTTAGAGGTGGATGGCTGTGAGCCGCAGGGATGAGGTTGAATATTTGATGAAAAGAGCTAAGGAGTTTCTGGAGACGGCGAAATATCAAATAAGCAATGGCTTTTACGGTCTCGCGGTTTTCAGCTTGGAGCAAGCGTTGCAGCTTTACCTTAAGTCAAAAATACTGGCTTGGGGAGTAGAGTATCCTAAGACGCATAGCGTTAGGAGTCTTTTAGAGA comes from the Candidatus Bathyarchaeia archaeon genome and includes:
- a CDS encoding HEPN domain-containing protein, encoding MSRRDEVEYLMKRAKEFLETAKYQISNGFYGLAVFSLEQALQLYLKSKILAWGVEYPKTHSVRSLLEMLSDLATGEERSAIRSLVDDYLLELGVLEDAYITSRYVMREFKKGEVERLMNVVMKVMKNVA